The Megalobrama amblycephala isolate DHTTF-2021 linkage group LG16, ASM1881202v1, whole genome shotgun sequence genome includes the window cggcagattatgagttacctgcggtgagtctgacataatgaatccactaacacgatacagcgaatgccggtggtaaacactcgttttccaatactcgtgcatgagttttgggaggcgttccctcgaaaggagggggggttgttcttgacgcatgcgctcatttcaaaaactcagtaacagtctttggtttctcagtcgacgaaaatatcctctttatcacctttaacttATCTTGAGACATATATGAAGTGTTTTGTTGGTcagggtgagttttggaggtaAGATTAACTGTTTGGCCAAGATTCATCTTGGTAATGCAGCCTGTATATtatgaagagttttgaaaatgtcgCTTCattgaacaatgcttgttagcaacGGAAAAAAACACACGAAAAACGTAATTtaatttgtgtatttgtgtagCTACAGCTGAATTTGTTAAATACTAACATCAAAACTACAAGTGTGTTCTCTGTTAATCAACAGAGAACACACTTGTAGTTTTGAtgttagtatttatttttgatttacaTTACTAGAATAAAATGCAGTGCTTCATTATGCAGTGAACCGTTTTGCCAACATAAGAGTGTGTTTAGTTTGCTgtgttaattgttttgagagcaactatattcattttggagaaatgtgtcaaatcgaTTGAGAAAAACTATAAACTGAATGTTCGAACCAGGATAGATGCATTGCAGCATTGCTAAAGTAGGCTACATACGCATTAATGAGAATTTGGCGGGACAATTGTGCTTAATTGTCAGAACAATGTAACAATCCCAAACATCTTTATGGTCCTATACAGGCTTATagtttttttataatgttgtttcgtatttttatttttatttggattttggaatgaaatgttacctgaattaaatgttttctttatagTCATGAATGTTGAATGTTATCTGTTCTATAGTCAGTCGAGAGCACCATCGGGCGCCAGAGGAACAGTTGGACACCTGTCGCTCACCCAcccctccctctccctctccctctccacGCTCTATTCTATTCAGCCCTGACTGCCGCGTGCAGCTGCCAACTGACGGCATTACGTTACACCCGCACGACCCCTCGACCTCTGTGAGCACAACTCAATTTTGAACAGATTTCTCATGATCTTAAAAACCTTTTTATCTTGtgcataaaatatgaattgTGCTTCCTTTAGTATGAactttgttttcattttctaaactaaaacaattcaattattattatatcctATTATTTAAACGGATTAGTTGAACTATATTTGAAGGAAACTCAGCCAACAAGTGGCCAGCAAATTGAGAACTTTAAAAAAGGATTTCAGGAAAATAAAGGAAGAGTAGGCTATGTATGTGTATAAGATATTGTGCGTGCAATACCTACACATATAATGGAtacatataggctatataatgGATTAATTGTATCCTACAGTCATGTTTACAACACTCATATAAGCGTTTGCTGAAGAGAAAATATAGCCTATCTATAGATATAAACAAAAAGAATTCAATTCGGCAGCTTCGCTTATGTGTGTTCTCGGAGACAGAGACAAAAGCGCGCGCGCCGATTGGCTGGTGCGAGCACGCGAATGTTTCATTCATATGCAAATGAGCTACTATAAAACCCTTACTCTAGCCTCACATCGATAAACTACCAGTGTCGTTTGATTTGCACTCAAAACACAATAAAGGAGATCAAATATTGTATCTTTAGGCTACTCTGCTTTATTTTACGGACCGAGCGGTTCCGGACGGCGGAGCGCTGACCAAGCACCTGGTTGGAATGGCCCCCGCGGCTAGACTCAGAAACGATTTCGGGGTGGAGGAGGACGAATTTTATGCTACAAAAGGTGACAGAAAGGTAAGACCATTTTACGTTGTCATTTAATGCCAAAAATGATATGGAAGTCTGTGGTATGCTTAAACACACACCACATGTATTGCATGTTTTTCTCTTTAGACTCGAAAACCTATAGTGGAGAAAAAGAGGCGAGCGCGCATTAATGAAAGCCTGCAGGATCTCAGGACACTGCTCACAGATAACGATGTAAGTTGATCTCCTCTTTACTACCTCTATCACTGACAGtcagtagatagatagatagatagatagatagatagatagatagatattcacCTCACTTTATAAACAATATTATAGATGTTTATACATATTTATCTCACTTTTCCTTCAGTTGCACACAAAGATGGAGAACGCAGAGGTGCTTGAACTAACAGTGAAACGAGTCGAGAACATCCTACAGAACCGTTCTCAGGGTAAGATGACCTAATCTCAGTTGCAGTATACATAGAGGAATTGGTTGCagtgaaaattatttaaagctTGTGTGTCTGGACTTCCAGAGGCTGAAGCTGTGAGTCAAGAGGCCAGTGAGAGATTCGCAGCAGGTTACATCCAGTGCATGCATGAGGTGCACACGTTTGTGTCCACATGCCCGGGGATCGATGCCATGGTGGCTGCAGAGCTGCTCAACCACCTGCTGGAGTGCATGCCATTAAATGAGGATCACCTTCAGGAGATGATCATGGATCTCATTTCAGAGCCTTCCTCTTCCAGTGGATCATGGCCAGCCGGAGAGGCGCTGAGTCCAGGAGGCCGCAGTGTGTCCGACCTGTCCTCAGCATTGTCCCCATCCCCGTCCAACCCTTCCAGTGAGGATCTGTGCTCCGACCTGGAGGAGACAGAGACCGAAGCAAGCTCATCATCAGCTGAGGACAGCCTGAACTCCTCCATCATCACACACTCTAAGTTTATGTGGAGGCCATGGTAGAAACACTTCTTGACAGACCATAAATCTAACTTCATAATCCACCTAATCCTGTATTGGAGCATGCTGGAATTCTTTTGTCATGATGCAGATTCTCATGAGGAAATGGCTAGAGGTTTTTATAGAGGATTTATACACCCATGCAGGTTGATATGGCGGGATATGGAATCATACGGAACAGTTTGGAATACAGGGCgatattttttatagtttttcttCAGAAACAAGATGACTATAAAAGCCTTTTTAGAAGTGTATTTTTAGACTGAACTGCCTTAAGAACCGTAATGACTTATATAGAGACAAAATGAGAAAATGCTTTGTTTTAGTAGGGAGAAAGATTTGTTTTGTGTCTTTGTAGACCTAGTTAAAAACACTAAAAGTCACATTGAGAGACTGTTGAGTAGATTAAGTCTATGGCCCTGTGCTGTAGTCATACAGTATGTTTCTAATATTGATTATATACTTTAGggattataaatattaaaaaatataatttaattgtaCTTTTAAGTGTCAGTTTATGGTTTGTAGATCATAGTATTGCAGAACTGCGGTGTCCGGGTTAACCTGTTTAACTTTGTTGCTGTTCAGATGTCTGTTCAAGTATAGGCTAAAGATGAGGGTAAGCCCCCCACCCCCCACTTAAATTTTTCTCTTGACCTTAAACATCATACATTTCATCTGTTTATGCTTATGCTCTTATGAAAATATCTATTTTTTGTTAATGGCTctgtgaatttatttgatttgtatattcaaaatttTCATGTAAATTTGTCAAGGTGTGGACACCTGTTCATATAGATTTGTAATAAAAAGTTAGGGTTAAGAtgccccctcagaattgtggtAGAAGATTCCCAGTTCCCAGGGAACATGCGTCTGAAGAGTCGGGTTGTGTTGTCAAGATTAGGGACTGTCTGAAGGAACAGGATGATTGATGTAACTATTCTCACCCATCTTCAAGTAGTAACAAGGAAGATCAAAGCTGAGGATGCTGAAGGGCATATATGGATATAACAATAGGGTTACATATTAAATCATTACAGCTCTATGGTATATTATATACActgttatgtatatatattaataaacctGAGCCCATGTAGCTTAAAATATTGATGATATTTATTCTGTATTGCAGAAGAATAGGacacaggagaagaaagttGTTTGACACTCTTACTTTAGCAATAGCAACAAAATTGAaacaaagtcatttttgctATGGTTTGCTAtggtatggttgaattagatcattgaaggtcagcagcaaagtgagataaaatacatacaatatTTGTATTacttaacatttaaatattgccggtttgtgtaatattctgagtttgcatttcactgtttttattcatttagaggaatactgaatctgtttttgtgcaagtgagacaagtaaatgctcacatttagtttagaactacaataactatcatgttcacacagcgcacacaacactaCTTACGATTCCTCTCAACATGAggacagaaaacaaaaacaaagtaacttgtgtgacttacttaaaaaaa containing:
- the her13 gene encoding hairy-related 13; the protein is MAPAARLRNDFGVEEDEFYATKGDRKTRKPIVEKKRRARINESLQDLRTLLTDNDLHTKMENAEVLELTVKRVENILQNRSQEAEAVSQEASERFAAGYIQCMHEVHTFVSTCPGIDAMVAAELLNHLLECMPLNEDHLQEMIMDLISEPSSSSGSWPAGEALSPGGRSVSDLSSALSPSPSNPSSEDLCSDLEETETEASSSSAEDSLNSSIITHSKFMWRPW